Below is a genomic region from Verrucomicrobiia bacterium.
CGAAGGGAAACCGGAAAAGATTCTGGACCGGATTGTCGATGGCAAACTGGAAAAGTATTTTCAAGAGGCGGTCCTGATGGAGCAGATCTTCGTCAAGGACCAGAACGTAACCATAAAGGAGCTCATCGCCTCGGCGGTGGCGAAGATCGGGGAGAACATCGTGCCCCGGCGCTTCGTGCGCTTCCGGCTGGGAGAATAACATGCCCGAACTCAAATACCGCCGGGTGCTTTTAAAGCTTTCCGGCGAAGCGCTGATGGGAGAAAAGGGATTCGGCATCGACCCGGAGGTCGTAACCACCATCGCCGAGCAGATAAAAGAGGTGAAGGAGCTGGGGGTGGAAATCGCCATAGTCGTCGGCGGCGGGAACATCTTCCGCGGGCTGGCCGCGACCACGTCCGGCATCGACCGGGCGACGGGGGACCAGATGGGGATGCTGGCGACCATCATCAATGGCCTTGCGCTTCAGGACCGGCTCGAAAAACTCGGCGTTTACACCCGGGTGATGAGCGCCTTGCGGATGGAGGCGATTGCCGAGCCGTACATCCGGCGGCGGGCCATCCGGCATCTGGAAAAAGGGCGGACGGTCATCCTCGTTGCCGGCACCGGGCATCCCTTTTTTACCACCGATACGGCGGCGGCTTTGCGGGCGACCGAAATCGGGGCGGACGTCATCCTCAAGGCGACCAAGGTGGACGGGGTGTTTGACGCCGACCCGATGAAGGAGAAGAACGCCAAGATGTACGACAAACTCACCTACCTCGAAGTGTTGAGCTTGGGGCTGAAGGTGCTGGATTCCACGGCGACTTCGCTTTCGATGGACAATGCCCTGCCCATCATCGTTTTCAACTTGAACCAGCGGGGGAATTTGAAGAAGGTGGTGCTGGGGGAGAAGGTCGGCACCATCGTCCATGCTTGAACCGGAGGGAAGATGGACTTAGTAAAGGACATTTACCACAAAGAAGAAGAGAAAATGAAAAAGAGTTTGGAGGCGGTTTCGCACGAGCTTGCCTCCATCCGCACGGGGAAGGCGACCACGGCTTTGCTCGACGCCATCCGGGTGGAGTATTACGGGTCGCTCGTGCCCTTAAACCAGGTGGGGACGGTTTCCGCACCCGAGGCAAGGCTTTTGACCATCCAGCCGTGGGAGAAGACGCAAATCCCGAACATCGTCAAGGCAATCCAGAAATCGGAACTGGGGTTAAACCCCCAATCGGACGGCAACCTCATCCGGCTGCCGATTCCACCGCTCACCGAGGAGCGGCGGAAAGATTTGGTGAAACTGGTACACAAGCTGGCGGAAGAGGGGAAGGTGGCGATACGGAACATCCGGCGGGACGGCATCGAGAACGTCAAAAAGGCGGAGCGTGAGAAGAAACTCTCCGAGGATGACTCCAAAAAGGCGCAGAAGCATATCCAGGAAATCACGGACAAGTTCATCGAGCAGGTGGACAAGCTGATTGCCGGCAAAGAAAAAGAGATTATGGAAGTTTGAACCCCGATTTCCGGGCGTGCCAATCCCCTCCAAAAGAGGGGATTTTGTTTATATGGGAATTTGCGTAACTTGAAAAGATGTTAGAGGAACTGAAAAAAGAAATTCGGGAGCGGGGGAATCTGCCCGGGCACATCGCCATCATCATGGACGGGAACGGGCGGTGGGCGAAGCAGAAAAATCTTCCCCGAACCGAGGGGCACAAGGCGGGGGTGGAAGCGATCCGCAAAGTCGTCCGAACCGCAGGGGAGATGGGCATCCAATATTTGACCCTTTTCGCCTTTTCCACCGAAAACTGGCGGCGGCCGAAGGAGGAAGTGGCGGCGTTGATGCAGCTTTTGTCCGACACGGCCCGCAAAGAACTGAAGGAGATGATGGACAACAATCTTCGCCTCAAAACGACCGGCGATATCGAGGGGCTGCCGTACGCCAAGCGGCTGGCCTTGCACCAAGCCATCAAGAAGACCTCACGAAACACCGGCATTATCCTGAATTTGGCGCTGAATTACTCCGGGCGCTCGGAGATTTTGGCGGCGGTACGGAAGATTGCGCGGGAAGTCAAGGAAGGAAAGCTTTCGCCTTCCCGCATTGATGAGAAGGTTTTTGAGTCGCATCTATACACGAAGGGGCTGCCGGACCCGGATTTGCTCATCCGCACCTCCGGGGAGAAACGGCTGTCCAACTTTATGCTCTGGCAGGCGGCCTATACGGAGCTGTATATTACCGAGACCTTGTGGCCGGATTTTGGAGAAAAGGAATTTTTGATGGCGTTGGCGGATTACCAGAACCGGCAGCGAAGGTTCGGGCGGGTTTGAGCGCAAATGGACGAGTCGTCGACCCCACCCTTCGGCGTCCGCCTGACGGCGGTCGCCTTAATCCCTCCCCTCAAGGGGAGGAAAAAAATGCTTTGTCCGGCCGGGTGCAGCAAAAAATGAACTGGAGATCAATGACCAAAAAACAACCTCTCCCTAACCCTCTCCTCAAGGAGAGGGGACAAGACACTTCAAAATTCCCCATTTATGCAGGGAAGAAAGAGCTTGTTCATGGGGATTGATCCGAAAAATCTGATGACGCGGGTGGCGGTTTCCGTCGTCGGCATCCCCGCAATTCTTTTCGTTTCGTGGCAGGGGGGTTGGTGGTGGAGCGGGTTTTTGATGCTTCTTTTGTTCTTCGGCTTTTGGGAATATTCCCGGTTAACCAAACTTCCCGGATTTCTACTTTTTTTTGGGTGGATTTTGGGGCTTGGGTATCTTTACCGCCTTTCGACGGGAGCGGTTCGATTCTTAGACGAATTTCTTTTAATCGCCTTCTTTGGGGTGGCGGCGTTTTTGGTTCTGCGCCGCCGGGTGGAAGGGTCGATGGCCGAAGCGGCACATTTTATTTTGGGAATGATTTACATTCCGGGGCTTTTGGGGTTCGGGAAAAGCTTGGAGCTTTTGCTGCGCCAGATTCCCGCCGGTGTCAACATCACCTTCGGGGGGGAGGATTTGTTCCGGATGACGGAAGTGCCGACGGAACTCTGGCTTATGATTTTTATCTGGGGGGTAATCTGGACGACCGACACGGCGGCTTATTTCGTCGGCGCAAAGCTGGGGCGCGTCCACCCCTTTCCAACCATCAGTCCGAACAAGTCGGCGGAGGGTTTTTTGGGGGGATTTGCCGGAGCGATTCTCGTCGGCGTGATTTTCTTTTTGACCAAAAAACTGGGAATGAGTTTTGGCCTCACGGTGGGGCTGGCTTTGACGATTGCCTTCTTCGGCCAGCTGGGGGATTTGTTTGAATCGCTTTTGAAACGGAGCTTTGACGCCAAAGATTCCTCCCACCTCATCGCCGGGCATGGCGGGGTTTTGGACCGGTTCGATTCGCTTCTTTTCGCTTTACCGGCGGCCTATTTCTTCGTAGTATTCTTCGCTTAGTGCGAGCCGTTTTAATCCGACTTCTCGATTACTTCTTTTCCACCCGCCCGGTGCTTTTTATGCCGGTCTGGACGGTGGCGCTGCTCGGCGCGGGGCAGGCGGCGGGGCACCGGATTTCGGGCAGTATTGCCGGCAGTTTGTTTTTTGCCACGGCCTGTCTTTTCGGCGCCGTGTATCTGGTCAACCAGATTTTTGACCGGGAGAGCGACCGAATCAACAAGAAGGGGTTTTTTCTTTCGCGGGAAATTCTCTCCGTGGCGGAAGCCGCGGTTCTGGCAGCCAGTCTCAACTTGGCGGCTTTGGCCGTTTCGCTTCTCGTTTCCGGTTATGCGTTTGTGCTTTTCGTTTGCATCGTAATCCTTGGCATCATCTACTCTGCGCCGCCGTTTCGCCTGAAAGACCGGGCCTGGGCGGCACTCTTCGCCAATATGCTGGCGCACGGCAGCATCGTTTATCTAATCGGGGCGGGATGGAACGAGAATCTGGAAGGGAGACATCTGATTCAATCCCTCCCGTATTTTTTTGCCGTGGGGGGGATTTATTTGAATACGACTTTGCCGGACGTGGAAGGGGATAGGAGGGTAGGTAAAAATACGGTTGCCGTCGTCTATGGTGAACGGTTTGCTCAAGGTTTGGCCTTGGTTTTTGTGCTGGGTGCAATCGGAATTGCCGTTTATACGCGGGATTTTGATTTTCTTCTGCCGGCGATTCTCGCCCTGCCGCTATTTGCCTTGGCCTTGGATAGAAAAAGCATCAAGTATTCCGTCTGGGGGACCAAGGGGGCGCTTCTGTTGCTTTCGCTTGCCGCCGCTTTATATTTCTGGTGGTATGTTTTGATTCTGGCGGCCGGGTTTTGGGCCGTGCGGGTCTACTATAAACGCCGATTTGGAATGGCATATCCCTGATGCAAACCCCCGAGCTCGAAACCAAACTTGCCAACCTGCCTGAGGGGCCGGGCGTCTATATCTTCAAGGACAAGGGGCAGCGGATTTTGTACGTCGGCAAGGCGGCGGTTCTGCGGAACCGGGTTTCCTCCTACTTTCACAACTCCCAGCCGGTGAGCCCGCGCATCGAAGCGATGATCCGGCAGATTGCGGATTTGGATTACCTCGTCACCGACAACGAGGTGGAGGCGTACATTCTCGAAGCGAATTTAATCAAGGAGTATAAGCCGCGCTACAACGTCAATTTGAAAGATGACAAGCGCTACCCCTACGTGAAGCTGACCAGCGAGCCGTTTCCACGGCTTTTGGTCGTCCGCCGGATGAAAAAGGACGGAGCGCGCTACTTTGGGCCTTTTACCAACGTGGGGGCGATGCGGCAGACCTTGAAAACTTTGACGCGAATTTTTCAAATCCGCTCCTGCAATTTGGTGATTCCGCCCCCCAACGGGAGAAAGTACCGGGTTTGCCTGGAATATCACATCAAACGCTGTCCGGGGCCGTGCGAGGGGCTGGTTTCCTCGGAAAAGTACAAAGAGCAAATTGATTCGGCGGGGCTTTTCCTCGCGGGGCACCGCAAGGCGCTCGTCGACCAATTGCGCTCACGGATGGAGGCGTTTTCGGAGGCGGAGAATTTCGAGGGGGCGGCATTGGTGCGCGACCAACTGGCGGCCATCGAAGGCATCAAAGAAAAACAGAAGGTTGTTTCCGAAGATTTGACCGACCGGGACTTAGTCGCCTTTTCCCGGCAGGGGAGGGATGTCTGCGCGGTGACTTTTCAGGTGCGCGAGGGCGTTCTCATCGGCCGGCAGCATTATTATTTGACCGCCGACCCGGAGGAGGCGGATGCCGCCGTTTTGTCCAATTTCATCCGGCAATATTATCTGCGGCAGTCCGCTTTTCCGGCGGAACTGCATTTGCCCCTCGAGCCGGAGGATATGGCGCTCCTTTCCCAGTGGCTTTTGGAGAAGGGGGAAGAGCCGGTGAAAATCATTCTGCCGCAGAAGGGGGCGAAGGCGCAGCTTTTGGCGACGGCGGAAAAGAACGCCCGGCTTTTATTGGAAGAGCTTTTAATCCAGAAAAAAGAGTATCTGAACCGGGTGCCGGAACTCATCACTTTTCTGCAAAAAGATTTGCGGCTGGCCAAGCCGCCCCGGCAGATTGCGGCCTTTGACGTCTCCAACTTGGGAGAAACAGACAAGGTGGGGGCGGCGGTGTTTTTCTCCGATGGACGTCCGCTCAAAAAGTACTACCGGCATTTTCAAATCAAAACGGTGGATTTTCAAAACGATTTTGCAATGATGGAGGAAATCGTCACCCGCTTTTTCGCCAAGGTGAAGGAGGGGGACATCCCCCGGCCGGATTTGGTTTTAATCGACGGGGGGAAGGGACAGGTTTCGTCGGCAATGTCGGCCCTGGAAAAATTGGAAATCAAGGAACAGCCGCTCATCGGGCTGGCGAAGCGGCTGGAGGAGATAATTTTCCCCAACACGAGCAACGGTTTGACGCTACCGCGCGGTTCGACCTCCTTGAAACTTTTGCAGCGTATCCGGGATGAGGTGCACCGCTTTGGGCTCTCCTACAACATTAAAGTCCGCAAGAAGCGCACGATTCGCTCCGAACTGGATGAAATCGCCGGCATCGGCCCCGGCAGACGGCAGATTCTGCTCTCCCATTTCGGCTCGGTGGAGAATATGAAGCAGGCGGGTTTGGAGGAACTTTCCGCCGTGCCGGGGATTCCGAAAAGTGTTGCGGTGAAGGTTTTTAATTTCTTCCAGTCGGCCAAATCGGCGCAAACGACCGTTTGAATGATTGTCCAGACCATCACCGTCGGGCCGTTTTTTGAAAACTGCTTTTTGGTCGCCGATGAAAAGACCAAGGATTGCTGGATTATCGACCCGGGAGCGGAGGGGAGCCGCATACGAGCGGAAATTCAGCGTTTGGGGTTGAAACCCTCCAAAATTCTTTTGACCCATGCGCACGGGGATCATATCGGCGCCGTCGAAGAGTTGCGCAGGCATTACAACATTCCGGTTTTCATTCACGAAAAAGACCATCCGCTGCTTATCAGCGCGGAAGAGAATCTTTCGGCGGCCTTTGGGATGCCGATTTCCGCCGGCAAGGCGGATGGGTTTCTAAAGGAAGGGGAGAAACTGAAATTGGGGGGGCTTTCGTTTGAAGTCATCGAGACGCCCGGGCATACGCCGGGGGGAATCACCATCTACGGGGAAAAGGCGGCCTTTACCGGGGATGCGCTTTTTGCCGGTTCCATCGGGCGGTACGATTTTCCGCATTCGGACGGGGAGGTTTTGATGCAATCGCTCAAACGGCTGCTTGAACTGCCGGACGACACGGCGGTCTATTCCGGGCACGGAGCGGCGACGACCATCGGGCGGGAGCGGGAGACGAACCCGTTTCTTCTGGGTTTGGATTAAGGCCGCCTGTTCATAAAATCCTTTATAAATTTTCTGGAAATAGGTATATTCAGTGGCTTCTTTGCAGGGTATAAAATTATTTCGAGAAGGAATCGATGAACAACGGTAAGAAAATCGACTGGCTGCACTACGGCTCTGCTGGGCTGGTATTTCTGGTTTCCTTTCTGGTTTTCAACTGGACCAAGGCGCCGACGATTTCCTTCTGGGACTGTGGGGAGTTCATCGCCTGCGCCGCGATTTTGGGGATTCCGCATCCGCCAGGGGCGCCGCTCTACGTCATCATCGGACGGCTTTTCACCCTGTTGCCCGTTTCCGACGATATTGCCGTGCGGGTGAATCTGGTTTCGGTCATCTCCTCGGCTTTTGCCGCGATGGTCGGCTACCTAATTGTCCACCGGCTGGTCGATTTCTGGACGAAGGACAAGACGGAGTGGTCTTTCCGCATTTGGAAATACATCGGCGGCATCTCCGGCGGGCTGACGCTCGCCTTTTCCCGCACCTTCTGGTCTTCCGCCGTGGAGGCAGAGGTATATGGACTGGCGATGCTTTTCACCCTGCTGATTCTCTACCTCGGGATTCTCTGGTGGCAGCGGCCCTCCGAGGCGCGGGGAAACCAGTATCTCATCTTGGCGGCTTATCTGGGGATTCTGGGGACGGCTTTGCACATGACCGTTTTTCTGGCTTTGCCGCCGGTGATGCTTCTCGTTTTGTTGTCCGACGAGGAAAAGCGGAAGGACTGGCGCATCTGGGTATCCGGTTTTGTTTTGCTTTTGGTCGTTGCTTCGCTGGATATGTTTTTGATTTCACTCGGAATCTGGACTTTGGTGACGGCGGTTCTGCTCTTCCAAAACCCGCGGGCCTTCGGGTGGCAGCTGCCTTTGGGGCTTTGTCTGGCGGCGGTTCTGGGTTTCTCCTCCCAGCTTTTCATTCCTATCCGGGCGGCGCAAAACCCGCACATCAATGAAAACGACCCGGATGACTGGCAGAGCTTCAAGTATTTCCTTGAGCGGAAGCAGTACGGCCAGACCAACATGATTACGCGGGCGATGAAGCGGCGGGGGGAGCCGGCCAACCAGTTCGGGCGGTATCCGCGGATGGGATTCTGGGGATTTTTTGAAAAGCAGTACGGGCTCTCCCAGGTTTTCCTTCTTGTTTTGGTTGTCGGGCTTTTGGGGATTTATGAAAACTGGCGGCGGAGCCGCTCGCCGGGGGTATTGCTTTTTGTCACGGTGATACTCGGCACGGTCGGTT
It encodes:
- the frr gene encoding ribosome recycling factor; translation: MDLVKDIYHKEEEKMKKSLEAVSHELASIRTGKATTALLDAIRVEYYGSLVPLNQVGTVSAPEARLLTIQPWEKTQIPNIVKAIQKSELGLNPQSDGNLIRLPIPPLTEERRKDLVKLVHKLAEEGKVAIRNIRRDGIENVKKAEREKKLSEDDSKKAQKHIQEITDKFIEQVDKLIAGKEKEIMEV
- a CDS encoding UbiA family prenyltransferase: MRAVLIRLLDYFFSTRPVLFMPVWTVALLGAGQAAGHRISGSIAGSLFFATACLFGAVYLVNQIFDRESDRINKKGFFLSREILSVAEAAVLAASLNLAALAVSLLVSGYAFVLFVCIVILGIIYSAPPFRLKDRAWAALFANMLAHGSIVYLIGAGWNENLEGRHLIQSLPYFFAVGGIYLNTTLPDVEGDRRVGKNTVAVVYGERFAQGLALVFVLGAIGIAVYTRDFDFLLPAILALPLFALALDRKSIKYSVWGTKGALLLLSLAAALYFWWYVLILAAGFWAVRVYYKRRFGMAYP
- a CDS encoding isoprenyl transferase, whose protein sequence is MLEELKKEIRERGNLPGHIAIIMDGNGRWAKQKNLPRTEGHKAGVEAIRKVVRTAGEMGIQYLTLFAFSTENWRRPKEEVAALMQLLSDTARKELKEMMDNNLRLKTTGDIEGLPYAKRLALHQAIKKTSRNTGIILNLALNYSGRSEILAAVRKIAREVKEGKLSPSRIDEKVFESHLYTKGLPDPDLLIRTSGEKRLSNFMLWQAAYTELYITETLWPDFGEKEFLMALADYQNRQRRFGRV
- the pyrH gene encoding UMP kinase, yielding MPELKYRRVLLKLSGEALMGEKGFGIDPEVVTTIAEQIKEVKELGVEIAIVVGGGNIFRGLAATTSGIDRATGDQMGMLATIINGLALQDRLEKLGVYTRVMSALRMEAIAEPYIRRRAIRHLEKGRTVILVAGTGHPFFTTDTAAALRATEIGADVILKATKVDGVFDADPMKEKNAKMYDKLTYLEVLSLGLKVLDSTATSLSMDNALPIIVFNLNQRGNLKKVVLGEKVGTIVHA
- a CDS encoding MBL fold metallo-hydrolase, with translation MIVQTITVGPFFENCFLVADEKTKDCWIIDPGAEGSRIRAEIQRLGLKPSKILLTHAHGDHIGAVEELRRHYNIPVFIHEKDHPLLISAEENLSAAFGMPISAGKADGFLKEGEKLKLGGLSFEVIETPGHTPGGITIYGEKAAFTGDALFAGSIGRYDFPHSDGEVLMQSLKRLLELPDDTAVYSGHGAATTIGRERETNPFLLGLD
- a CDS encoding phosphatidate cytidylyltransferase, which produces MGIDPKNLMTRVAVSVVGIPAILFVSWQGGWWWSGFLMLLLFFGFWEYSRLTKLPGFLLFFGWILGLGYLYRLSTGAVRFLDEFLLIAFFGVAAFLVLRRRVEGSMAEAAHFILGMIYIPGLLGFGKSLELLLRQIPAGVNITFGGEDLFRMTEVPTELWLMIFIWGVIWTTDTAAYFVGAKLGRVHPFPTISPNKSAEGFLGGFAGAILVGVIFFLTKKLGMSFGLTVGLALTIAFFGQLGDLFESLLKRSFDAKDSSHLIAGHGGVLDRFDSLLFALPAAYFFVVFFA
- the uvrC gene encoding excinuclease ABC subunit UvrC — encoded protein: MQTPELETKLANLPEGPGVYIFKDKGQRILYVGKAAVLRNRVSSYFHNSQPVSPRIEAMIRQIADLDYLVTDNEVEAYILEANLIKEYKPRYNVNLKDDKRYPYVKLTSEPFPRLLVVRRMKKDGARYFGPFTNVGAMRQTLKTLTRIFQIRSCNLVIPPPNGRKYRVCLEYHIKRCPGPCEGLVSSEKYKEQIDSAGLFLAGHRKALVDQLRSRMEAFSEAENFEGAALVRDQLAAIEGIKEKQKVVSEDLTDRDLVAFSRQGRDVCAVTFQVREGVLIGRQHYYLTADPEEADAAVLSNFIRQYYLRQSAFPAELHLPLEPEDMALLSQWLLEKGEEPVKIILPQKGAKAQLLATAEKNARLLLEELLIQKKEYLNRVPELITFLQKDLRLAKPPRQIAAFDVSNLGETDKVGAAVFFSDGRPLKKYYRHFQIKTVDFQNDFAMMEEIVTRFFAKVKEGDIPRPDLVLIDGGKGQVSSAMSALEKLEIKEQPLIGLAKRLEEIIFPNTSNGLTLPRGSTSLKLLQRIRDEVHRFGLSYNIKVRKKRTIRSELDEIAGIGPGRRQILLSHFGSVENMKQAGLEELSAVPGIPKSVAVKVFNFFQSAKSAQTTV